Proteins found in one Salvia splendens isolate huo1 chromosome 10, SspV2, whole genome shotgun sequence genomic segment:
- the LOC121752864 gene encoding uncharacterized protein LOC121752864 — MNAYAYGGATHHEGIQKLIHTLPPPWDEWTAQVSRFFIWYSPPDYTARGDLVGLIKVLLPAMTAAFDGPPRAPPPHIYPPIQARMRRNRCDREPHVSRVPKRMRLGMSVSAPLRIDREVDGMPGIVPPPVGVEEEIEEEDREEDPEEEEPEEEKDPNRESVGETGEKKEEDGKD; from the coding sequence ATGAACGCCTATGCGTATGGGGGAGCCACCCATCACGAGGGGAtccaaaagctcatccacacttTACCACCGCCTTGGGACGAGTGGACCGCTCAAGTATCTCGGTTTTTCATATGGTATAGCCCGCCTGACTACACCGCGCGGGGTGATTTGGTTGGCCTTATAAAGGTGCTGCTTCCGGCTATGACAGCTGCTTTTGACGGACCGCCACGTGCTccacctccacatatctatccgCCTATTCAAGCCCGCATGCGAAGGAATCGCTGCGACAGGGAGCCACATGTCTCCCGTGTTCctaagagaatgagactcgGGATGAGCGTTTCAGCCCCTCTAAGAATCGACAGAGAGGTCGATGGGATGCCCGGGATAGTACCTCCACCCGTAGGTGTCGAGGAAGAAATTGAGGAAGAGGATCGAGaggaggatcccgaggaggaggaACCCGAGGAGGAGAAGGACCCAAATAGAGAGAGCGTTGGAGAGACCGGGGAgaagaaggaggaggatggaaaagattaa